One Candidatus Bathyarchaeia archaeon DNA segment encodes these proteins:
- the pgk gene encoding phosphoglycerate kinase, whose product MNGFLTLDDVDVKSKVTLVRVDLNVPYDAQTGLIQESERVKAHAETIRELSDKGARVVVLAHQGRRGDPDFIHLSQHAELLSKHVGKPVAYVDDVVGEKAVQAIKRLRDGDILLLDNVRILEDETVEKTVEEHGESLIVKALAPLADLFVNDAFSAAHRSHASIVGFTVKLPSVAGRVMEREVKSCERALTPERPNIFVLGGAKPDDCVKIMAHMLDKGVLDEALTCGLLGQLCLKAEGVDLGEASTGLLERRRVLNLIPTLQTLRNRYGDQVVCPLDVAEEVGGRRVERALEELPCEGLIMDIGGKTVERYRRSLKRARTIVVKGPAGVYEKKGFEVGTRMLLEEVRKSGAYTLIGGGDTSVALSTLGFKPEDFSYVSLAGGALITYLSGEDMPGVRALKDSAKR is encoded by the coding sequence TTGAACGGGTTTCTAACCCTAGACGACGTGGACGTGAAGTCAAAGGTCACATTGGTAAGGGTTGACTTAAATGTTCCCTATGACGCTCAAACAGGTCTGATACAGGAAAGCGAACGCGTCAAGGCTCACGCCGAAACGATAAGGGAGTTGTCCGATAAAGGCGCCAGGGTTGTCGTGTTAGCTCATCAGGGTAGGAGGGGAGACCCTGACTTTATACATCTAAGCCAACACGCCGAGCTTCTCAGCAAGCATGTGGGTAAACCCGTCGCCTACGTCGACGACGTGGTAGGGGAGAAGGCTGTTCAAGCCATTAAAAGACTGAGGGACGGAGATATACTTCTTTTAGACAACGTTAGGATCTTAGAAGATGAAACCGTTGAGAAAACCGTTGAAGAGCATGGTGAAAGCCTCATAGTGAAGGCGCTCGCGCCGTTGGCCGATCTGTTCGTAAACGACGCATTCTCAGCCGCCCATAGGTCTCACGCGTCGATCGTAGGCTTCACCGTGAAGTTGCCCTCAGTTGCTGGGAGGGTGATGGAGCGGGAGGTCAAGTCCTGTGAAAGGGCGTTGACCCCGGAGAGGCCGAACATATTCGTGTTAGGCGGCGCCAAACCTGATGATTGCGTGAAGATCATGGCGCACATGCTGGATAAGGGTGTTTTAGATGAAGCGTTAACCTGCGGCCTTTTAGGCCAGCTTTGCCTCAAAGCAGAAGGGGTAGACTTGGGTGAAGCAAGCACCGGGCTTCTCGAGAGAAGAAGGGTCTTAAACCTTATTCCAACCCTGCAGACCCTACGAAACAGGTATGGTGATCAAGTTGTATGCCCATTGGACGTGGCTGAAGAGGTGGGTGGAAGACGGGTTGAAAGGGCCTTGGAAGAATTGCCCTGTGAAGGGTTAATCATGGATATAGGCGGTAAAACCGTTGAGCGATATAGGAGAAGCTTAAAACGCGCCAGAACGATCGTTGTGAAGGGGCCGGCGGGCGTCTACGAGAAAAAAGGCTTCGAGGTGGGGACCCGCATGCTACTGGAGGAGGTGAGGAAATCCGGTGCGTACACGCTGATCGGTGGAGGCGACACTTCAGTCGCCTTGTCAACGTTGGGATTTAAACCCGAGGACTTCTCCTATGTAAGCTTGGCTGGAGGCGCCTTAATCACATACCTGTCCGGTGAAGACATGCCCGGGGTGAGGGCTCTAAAGGACTCGGCTAAACGTTGA
- the gap gene encoding type I glyceraldehyde-3-phosphate dehydrogenase, translating into MAVKIGINGFGRIGRIFYRAALEDGEFKEKFDVVAVNDVTDSKTLAHLLKYDSVHGVLQREISWTDSSIKVDGGEIKVLSERDPAKLPWRSLGVEIVLESTGLFTDRAGAGKHLEAGARKVIVSAPAKDPDVTLVLGVNQRVYDENKHNIISMASCTTNCLAPMVKVLHENFGVKRGLMTTCHAYTNDQRILDLAHKDLRRARAGALSIIPTTTGAAKAIGLIIPELQGKLNGVALRVPVPDGSITDLTAELGEEADIPAINDAFRKAAEGDLKGILQYTEDPIVSTDIIGNPHSCIFDASSTMVMQGQSTWAKVFGWYDNEWGFSCRLVDLFKLIAKG; encoded by the coding sequence TTGGCCGTGAAGATTGGAATCAATGGGTTCGGAAGAATTGGCAGAATTTTCTACAGGGCGGCGTTAGAGGATGGTGAGTTTAAAGAGAAATTTGACGTGGTGGCGGTTAACGACGTCACCGACTCCAAGACGCTGGCGCACCTCTTAAAATACGATTCGGTTCACGGCGTTTTACAGAGGGAAATTTCTTGGACGGACTCCTCGATAAAGGTTGACGGCGGAGAGATTAAGGTGTTATCCGAGAGGGATCCGGCTAAACTGCCTTGGCGTAGCCTCGGCGTGGAGATCGTCTTAGAGTCCACTGGACTCTTCACGGATAGAGCGGGCGCCGGCAAACATTTGGAGGCTGGAGCTCGTAAGGTTATCGTTTCGGCGCCGGCTAAGGATCCTGACGTAACCCTGGTTCTTGGCGTAAACCAGAGAGTTTACGATGAGAACAAACATAACATCATTTCCATGGCGTCCTGCACGACGAACTGCCTTGCCCCCATGGTGAAGGTTTTACACGAAAACTTTGGGGTGAAAAGGGGTTTGATGACCACATGCCACGCCTACACCAACGATCAAAGGATCCTCGACCTCGCCCATAAGGATCTCCGCAGGGCTAGGGCTGGAGCTTTATCCATCATACCGACAACCACTGGGGCGGCGAAGGCCATAGGCCTCATCATACCGGAGCTTCAAGGCAAGCTTAACGGCGTCGCGTTGAGGGTTCCAGTGCCAGACGGCTCCATAACCGATCTCACCGCCGAGCTGGGGGAGGAAGCCGACATCCCCGCCATCAATGACGCGTTCAGAAAGGCGGCTGAAGGCGATTTGAAAGGAATTCTCCAGTACACAGAAGACCCAATCGTTTCAACAGACATCATAGGAAATCCTCATTCATGCATCTTCGACGCGTCCAGCACGATGGTTATGCAGGGTCAATCAACTTGGGCGAAGGTTTTCGGCTGGTACGACAATGAATGGGGTTTCTCCTGCCGCCTAGTGGACTTGTTTAAGTTGATAGCTAAGGGGTAA